One genomic region from Bufo bufo chromosome 3, aBufBuf1.1, whole genome shotgun sequence encodes:
- the NHLH2 gene encoding helix-loop-helix protein 2, producing the protein MMLSPEQVDSDQPSAQSESDSAVSEIKGGSVSEAEGGGRRTPCLPLQLSREEKRRRRRATAKYRSAHATRERIRVEAFNVAFAELRRLLPTLPPDKKLSKIEILRLAICYISYLNHVLDV; encoded by the coding sequence ATGATGCTCAGTCCAGAGCAGGTCGATTCGGACCAACCATCAGCGCAGTCGGAGTCGGACTCGGCAGTCAGCGAGATCAAAGGGGGCAGCGTGTCTGAAGCAGAGGGAGGAGGTCGTAGGACTCCATGTCTCCCTCTTCAATTAAGCCGTGAGGAGAAACGGAGGAGAAGACGAGCCACAGCAAAGTATCGCTCAGCGCATGCAACTCGAGAGCGCATCCGCGTGGAAGCCTTCAACGTGGCGTTCGCTGAGCTTCGGCGACTTCTGCCGACCCTGCCCCCCGACAAGAAGCTGTCAAAGATTGAGATCCTGCGTTTGGCCATCTGCTACATCTCCTACCTCAACCACGTGCTGGACGTCTAG
- the LOC120993146 gene encoding leucine-rich repeat extensin-like protein 1 codes for MRRLTKESDLKDLEAEDQSSSPPIILGLHVAEDQSSPPSITLGLHVAEDQSSPPPITLGLHVAEDQSSPPPITLGLHVAEDQSSPPPITLGLHVAEDQSSPPPITLGLHVAEDQSSPPPITLGLHVAEDQSSPPPITLGLYEAEDQSSPPPITLGLYVAEDQSSPPPITLGLYEAEDQSSPPPITLGLYEAEDQSSPPPITLGLYEAEDQSSPPPITLGLYVAEDQSSPPPITLGLYEAEDQSSPPPLTLGLYVAEDQSSPPPIILGLHVTDHSSSPPHT; via the exons ATGAGGCGACTAACTAAGGAATCTGACCTGAAGGACCTTGAGG CAGAAGATCAGtcctcttcccctcctataatcctGGGTCTCCATGTAGCAGAAGATCAGTCCTCTCCCCCTTCTATAACCCTGGGTCTCCATGTAGCAGAAGATCAGTCCTCTCCCCCTCCTATAACCCTGGGTCTCCATGTAGCAGAAGATCAGTCCTCTCCCCCTCCTATAACCCTGGGTCTCCATGTAGCAGAAGATCAGTCCTCTCCCCCTCCTATAACCCTGGGTCTCCATGTAGCAGAAGATCAGTCCTCTCCCCCTCCTATAACCCTGGGTCTCCATGTAGCAGAAGATCAGTCCTCTCCCCCTCCTATAACCCTGGGTCTCCATGTAGCAGAAGATCAGTCCTCTCCCCCTCCTATAACCCTGGGTCTCTATGAAGCAGAAGATCAGTCCTCTCCCCCTCCTATAACCCTGGGTCTATATGTAGCAGAAGATCAGTCCTCTCCCCCTCCTATAACCCTGGGTCTCTATGAAGCAGAAGATCAGTCCTCTCCCCCTCCTATAACCCTGGGTCTCTATGAAGCAGAAGATCAGTCCTCTCCCCCTCCTATAACCCTGGGTCTCTATGAAGCAGAAGATCAGTCCTCTCCCCCTCCTATAACCCTGGGTCTATATGTAGCAGAAGATCAGTCCTCTCCCCCTCCTATAACCCTGGGTCTCTATGAAGCAGAAGATCAGTCCTCTCCCCCTCCTTTAACCCTGGGTCTATATGTAGCAGAAGATCAGTCCTCTCCCCCTCCTATAATCCTGGGTCTCCATGTTACCGATCACTCCTCTTCCCCTCCTCACACCTAG